From Cognatishimia activa, one genomic window encodes:
- a CDS encoding DUF4153 domain-containing protein: MSETAPQGELNQQHLWMCLLGAIAGLSIWVLFDVLPDAIENQRLLLWLASAIVGFFILAFALLGSLRWKEAMAGATVLALFDAALLFWASGRFVEFDNLFEESFAPVAWAVILFIGAPFAAAALNGKARDYTFLFDTAWNIVVRYIAAWAFVGLFWAVLYLSDELLGIVGVSIIDDFLDIDPVPFFLTGGALGLALSISQELKACVSPYLPLRLLRLLLPMLLVVVAIFIIALPLRGLSDLFGDFSAAGILLSVAIASITLITSALDRVDEDGVQSALMRDATKALALLLPMLSGLAMWAIWLRVSDYGWTPQRIAAGLSALLVFAYAVLYALAVLFKDQWRRMIRQTNIAMALTVMSLSALWMTPLMDAQRYSSEAQLASYLRGELAAKDFPAWEAINVWGIAGRSVAVQLRGLAKEGHPEIHARLDRAEELSRWEFNQSDEIPTAQALAAEFEKHVQIWPEDHVLLDGYFDKAGLFRLETWAIDCLADATRRCVLVFGPFAAQGADKSLFFVPKSEGGALAFAASSGDEPPKYFTDLRVTPGEVGISEEAYRRLLTGGYRIGPASRQSLWLGDVELTADN; the protein is encoded by the coding sequence ATGAGCGAAACAGCGCCGCAGGGTGAACTCAATCAACAGCATTTATGGATGTGCCTATTAGGCGCCATCGCTGGGCTATCGATTTGGGTGCTCTTTGATGTCCTGCCAGATGCCATTGAGAACCAAAGACTTTTGCTTTGGCTCGCCAGCGCGATAGTTGGTTTTTTCATTTTGGCCTTCGCATTGCTGGGCAGTTTGCGCTGGAAAGAAGCCATGGCTGGCGCAACCGTTTTGGCCCTTTTCGACGCTGCCCTACTATTCTGGGCTAGTGGGCGGTTCGTTGAGTTTGACAATCTATTCGAAGAAAGTTTTGCCCCGGTCGCTTGGGCCGTGATCCTCTTCATCGGTGCGCCATTTGCCGCAGCAGCTCTGAATGGAAAGGCAAGAGATTATACCTTCCTGTTTGATACGGCCTGGAACATTGTGGTGCGCTACATTGCGGCCTGGGCCTTTGTCGGCCTCTTTTGGGCAGTGCTATATCTATCCGATGAACTGCTTGGAATTGTTGGCGTTTCCATCATCGATGATTTCCTAGATATTGATCCGGTGCCTTTCTTCTTGACCGGCGGAGCCTTGGGATTGGCACTTTCGATCAGCCAGGAGCTGAAAGCCTGTGTCTCGCCTTATCTTCCCCTCCGGCTCCTACGACTGCTTCTTCCGATGTTGCTCGTGGTCGTCGCAATCTTCATCATCGCTTTGCCACTGCGAGGTCTCTCTGATCTCTTCGGCGACTTCTCAGCTGCAGGCATTCTTCTGAGCGTGGCGATCGCATCTATAACATTAATTACATCCGCGTTGGATCGAGTGGATGAAGATGGGGTTCAATCCGCTCTTATGCGGGATGCCACCAAGGCGCTGGCCTTGCTATTGCCGATGCTGTCTGGGCTTGCCATGTGGGCGATTTGGCTGAGAGTTTCTGACTATGGCTGGACACCTCAGAGGATTGCTGCTGGCCTCTCTGCGCTTTTGGTATTTGCCTATGCTGTGCTCTATGCACTTGCGGTGCTGTTTAAAGACCAATGGCGCAGAATGATCCGTCAGACCAATATTGCGATGGCGCTGACTGTGATGAGCCTATCCGCACTGTGGATGACGCCGCTGATGGATGCCCAGCGGTATTCGTCCGAGGCTCAGCTTGCGAGTTACTTGCGAGGAGAGTTGGCCGCGAAAGATTTCCCGGCGTGGGAAGCGATCAATGTTTGGGGGATAGCAGGGCGGTCAGTGGCGGTTCAGCTTCGTGGATTGGCCAAGGAAGGTCACCCAGAAATTCACGCGCGCCTAGATCGCGCAGAGGAATTAAGTCGATGGGAATTTAACCAAAGTGATGAGATTCCAACGGCACAGGCCCTGGCTGCCGAGTTTGAAAAACATGTGCAAATATGGCCAGAGGACCACGTGCTTTTGGATGGGTACTTTGACAAAGCTGGCCTTTTTCGTTTGGAAACATGGGCCATTGATTGTCTTGCAGATGCTACGCGGCGCTGTGTGTTGGTTTTTGGCCCTTTTGCAGCTCAAGGTGCTGACAAATCATTGTTTTTTGTACCCAAGTCCGAAGGTGGCGCGCTCGCCTTTGCAGCCTCGTCCGGGGATGAACCTCCAAAGTACTTCACTGACTTGAGGGTCACTCCCGGTGAGGTCGGTATTAGCGAGGAAGCCTATCGTCGTTTGCTGACGGGAGGATATCGCATCGGTCCGGCGAGCCGTCAGTCACTATGGCTGGGTGATGTTGAGCTAACTGCTGACAATTGA
- a CDS encoding heme NO-binding domain-containing protein produces the protein MHGLINRAIQCFVRDTYGANRWIAVTRRAQLDFTEFEAMLHYEDKVTEDLVTAISAEMSLPKRVVLEDIGTYLASHENVEAVRRLLRFSGATFLEFLHSLDDLQARARLALADLDMPKLELHDHGENQFSLQCLHEMGGFSYVVMGVLRTMADDYGALVLLEHAESRPDREIIHIQLVEQAYSAGRQFNLGAKTA, from the coding sequence ATGCATGGTCTGATCAACAGGGCTATTCAGTGTTTCGTTCGTGATACATATGGCGCCAATCGGTGGATTGCTGTGACACGGCGCGCGCAGCTGGACTTTACAGAGTTTGAAGCGATGCTGCACTATGAGGACAAGGTTACCGAGGATCTCGTCACCGCAATATCTGCGGAAATGTCCTTGCCCAAGCGTGTGGTTCTTGAGGACATTGGCACCTATCTAGCAAGTCATGAAAATGTCGAGGCTGTAAGGCGTCTGCTCAGATTTAGCGGTGCGACTTTTTTAGAATTCTTGCATTCCCTTGATGACTTGCAAGCTCGTGCGCGGTTGGCACTTGCTGATCTCGATATGCCAAAACTGGAGTTACACGATCACGGTGAAAACCAATTTTCTCTGCAGTGCCTGCATGAAATGGGTGGCTTTAGCTATGTCGTCATGGGGGTTCTGCGCACCATGGCAGATGACTATGGCGCATTGGTTTTACTGGAACATGCAGAGTCCCGTCCTGATCGAGAAATCATTCACATTCAACTGGTTGAGCAGGCCTACAGCGCCGGTCGGCAGTTTAATTTAGGGGCGAAAACGGCGTGA